TGGATGTGACTGGGGTAAGGGTACTGTTGCCGGAGAGGACTTCTTCCGTAGCTAACAGGGTTTCAAACCTTTGCCATTGTTGCGTGGTATTGTAGGTAGCTGCTGTAGGCAACAGATCGTCGCCCTGCCATAAGGCTTTGGTTTCTAAGAAGATATCCAAATTGGCAGCATCCATCTGCAACCATTCATCCAGTGAACGTTTGTGCTCCTCATGTCCTGGTTCTTCCAGGTAGCGGATAACGACATCGATATCAGGTTGCTGTAGTTTCATCTCTTACTATTAATACAATCAAAAATAAACTTACCATTAGTCCCCGGGGAAAAATTTTAACATTTTCTTGGGCGCCTATATATATATTATATGTATGCCCCTCTACTGCTGATTGAGCAGTCCCAACCTAATTTTTTTGAGTGCGGTGGTAAGGTGTGTGTATACCGTATTGATGGAAATATTTAACTGCTGCGATATCTCTGCGGGTGACAATCCTTTAATGCGACTCATCTCAAAGACCCGTCTGCACTGTTCGGGCAGTTTTTCTAAAATGGAGAGATACTGGGCTTCCAGTTCTTTATGTTCCAGCAGGAGGTGCTCAATGGTGCCCGGTTCCTGCGTTTGTTGCTGTTCTTTTGCGTATGCCTGCTGCCTTTGGGTCTTTTTGATACGGTTCAGGCAGGTATTTACTGTAGCTCTGGCCAGATAGTGCTGAATAGGAGCGCGCTCATCCAGGTTTTCGGCAGTGCGCCACAGGTTCAGAAATACATCCTGCACAATGTCCTGCGCCTCTTCCTGATCTTTCAGGTAGCGCAAGGCAATGTTGAACATGGATGGCGAAAACTGATTGAATATAATTTCAAAAACTTGTTTATCCCTGTTCCGAACCCCGGTAACTATATCTGTATTGTTGAGCGGCAGCATCCTGTAACTATCTTTTCATTCCATTTTTAAAATAAACTAAAATCGGCATTCAAAAACAGAATATAGCAAAATTATGGTTATTCTATCAATTATCCGGCTAATTGGGGGGATCAGCGGTCAGACAAAAAAAGCTAATAATTTTTTTATGCTTGTAAATGAGCCACTATGGCTGATCTTTTGGTTTTAAGCCCCCTTTTTTTAAAAAAAGGCAAGTTTTTTTTAAAACGGACTAATGGTAAGGATATTAACGGTTGTATTATATATGTAGACAGTGAATAAGAAGCCGGCATTTAGCAGGCGCCTGCTAAAAATTATTTAAAGAGTAACCATTCTTTATTGAGGAAAGACAGAGTGGTATTGACAAATTGGGGAGGAAACCACTGCCTGAGGGCAGGGGAGATCGGAAGGCATGGATTTGCCAGTGATACGAGAGCGATCTGTATATATAATATATAGGTAAGCAGTCATACCACATTAATACCTGCAAAAGGCAGGTGCCTATACCTTAGATTATTACCAGAGATCATTATATATGATGCACGAAGGGTACAAGTCCCCTTTTCGCACTCTGAAAACTTACAACTCCTAAGCATGATAGGAAAGTTGAGACCTGTAACAACCGGCCGGCTCTTTTGGGCCGGTTTATTTTTTTTATCTATTTTGCTAAAAGGAAAAGATACCATACCCTGTCCCGCTATGCTTGCCAATTTTAACGGGCGGGTATTTGGCCTCCTGATAACCTTCTATTTACAAACTGCATCCGTTCATTTTAGGGGTACGACTCTGAAATGAGCGGATTTTTTTTATAAACTCCCCCCATACATTTCAGCGGGAATAACCCTAAAACCAGATTTTTCTTTTTACAACCAGCCGTTCACTCACTCCTCCTCTTTTACAACCAGCCGTTCACTCACTCCAGCTCTACAGTTCATAAACTATCGGATTATTCTATTTACAAACTTCCCCCAATTATACCTGTTTCACAATCCCGGGAAGGCCGTATTTTTCTTTTACAAAACGCTGTAAATTCGCAGCATGCGTACCATTATCTTTCTTATCATCTCCAACACGTTCATGACCTTCGCCTGGTATGGTCATCTGAAATTTACAAATGTTGCTCTCTGGAAAGTTATCCTTGTCAGCTGGGGCATCGCCTTTTTTGAATACTGTTTCCAGGTCCCCGCAAACCGCCTGGGTGAACAGGAAGGCTTTTCCGGCTTCCAGCTCAAAACCATCCAGGAAGTCATTACCCTCTCCGTATTCGCCGTCTTTGCCATTTTCTACCTGAAAGAACCAATCAGGTGGAATTATCTCGTGTCTTTTGCCCTCATCCTGGGCGCCGTGTACTTTATGTTTAAGAAATAGCCGCTCCGGCTATAGCAAAGCTTCGGTATAGTTTAGTTAAAACTTTGGTCAAGCTCCGGGATAACTCCGGTTTAGTTTCGGTTAAGCTCTGGCATAACTCCGGCCAAGCTCCCGTCTAACTCCGGCATAACTCCGGTCTGGCTTCGGCATAGCTTCGATACAACTTCGTCACCAATCCAACATCAAAAGGGCACCTCAATATCCCCGGGATATACAAGTGCCCTTTTAGTGCCCTTATAGTACCGAAGTTGTATCGAAGCTATACCGAACCTTTACTATAGTTTCCCCCTCCCATTTCCTTTTATCACATTTTCATAAACACCTCCTTATTATCACTATTTTTGAGCCTGTTTAAATCCTCGAAAGTAATGGTAAAGAGCATCTGTTTAGCATTCGCAACAGGCATGCTGGCGGCCATCACGGCCCTGGGACAACCCTCGCCCGTGAACAACTCTGCCGACATTGCCCTGAAGTTGAAAAAGTTGGATACGCTGGGAAGTGTTTTATATATGGCCGCTCATCCTGATGATGAAAATACCCGCCTGCTGGGTTATCTGGCAAATGAAAAATTATATCGTACCGGGTACCTCTCCCTCACCCGCGGTGATGGTGGACAAAACCTGATCGGCAATGAACAGGGTGAACTCCTGGGACTGATCCGTACCCAGGAACTCCTCGCTGCCCGCCGTACTGATGGTGCTGAACAATTCTTTACCCGTGCACTGGATTTCGGTTTCTCCAAGAATCCAACCGAAACCTTCACTATCTGGAACCGGGAACAGATCCTTGCAGACGCTGTCTGGATCATCCGTAAATTCCAGCCCGACGTTATCGTATGTCGCTTTCCTGCCGATAGCCGTGCCGGTCATGGCCACCATACCGCTTCCGCCATGATCGCCGCCGAAGCCTTCGATGCCGCCGCCGATCCAAAAAGATTTCCTGAACAATTACAATATGTAAAACCCTGGAAGGTAAAACGCCTGCTCTGGAATACTTTCAACTTCGGTGGATTTAATACCACCAGCGAAGACCAGTTCAAACTGGATGTAGGTGCCTTCAACTACCTCCTGGGTAAAGGTTATGGCGAAATCGCCGCTGAAAGTCGCTCTCAGCACAAGAGCCAGGGCTTTGGCGTAGCCGCTGCCCGTGGTAGCTCCTTTGAATATTTTACCACTATCAAAGGCGATCCCCCCCGCGAAAGTCTGCTGGATGGCATCAATACTACCTGGTCACGTATCGAAGGCGGTAAAGCCATCGGTATGATGATCGACAAAGCCAGGGCTGCCTATAATTTAGAAAACCCTGCTGCCACCGTGCCTGCGCTGGTAGCCATCAGAAAAGCTATTCAGGCCCTGCCGGAAGGTTACTGGCGCAACCAGAAACTGAAGGAGACCGAAAACCTCATCCTGGCCTGTGCCGGCATATGGGCAGAGGCTTACAGTAACAACGAAATCGTTGTACCGGGTCAGGCTATGCAGGGCAGCGTACAGGTGATCTGCAACAGCCACATCCCTGTGCAGATCCAGTCCCTCAGCTTTGGCAGCAAGGATACGACCCTCGCACAAAACAAACTGGACTTCAACCAGCTAAAAAATATCCCGGTTACCCTACAGGTGCCGGATAATACGCCGATCTCTGAACCGTATTATCTGCGAGAGCCACATGGTGTAGGAGAATACAAAATACAGGACCCGCTGCTCGTGGGTAACCCTGAAAACATTCCAGCTATTCAGGCCACCCTTCATTTAAAAATTAATGGCGAAGACCTGACCATCTCCCGCCCTGTTCAATACAAACATACCGATCCTGTGAAAGGTGAAGTATACGCGCCCCTCATCATCGCACCTCCTGTGGTGGCGAACCTGGCAAACAGCGTATTTGTATTTACCAGCACCACGGCTCAACCTGTACAGGTTAAACTGCGCAATATGGGCAATGCTACCAAAGGCAAGGTGAGATTACAACTACCTGCGGGCTTCAGCAGCCAGGAGGCCTCCCTGCCTTTTGAGCTCAGTGGCAAAGGCGACGAGACCAGCCTGCTCTTTCACATTGCACCTTCCAAAGTAGCGGAAAGTAATCGTACCGATACTTTCAAAGTGATCATTGAAGACGAAGGCCATAGCTATGCACAGGGTATCCAGACCATCAGCTATGACCATATCCCTACCATTACTTTATTCCCGGATGCCGCCGGCCGCCTGGTGACAGTCGACCTGCAACACAATGGCCGCAAACTGGGCTATATCGATGGGGCAGGAGACCTGGTAGCAGCGAGTCTGCAACAGGTAGGTTATGAAGTCACTCACATCACCGAAAAAGATATTATGAACGGAGACCTGAGCCAGTACGATGCTATCATCACTGGTGTAAGGGTATATAATATTAATCCACGTATCAAATACTGGCAGCCCCACCTCATGGAGTATGTAAAGAATGGAGGTACCCTGCTGGTACAGTATAATGTGAACGGACCTTTGCAAATCACAGATATGGGTCCTTATCCGTTTTCACTGAGCCGTGACCGTGTGACCGACGAAAAAGCGGAGGTCTCTTTCCTGCGTCCTGATGATGAGATCATGAATTATCCGAACAAGCTTTCTCAGAAAGACTTTGACGGATGGATACAGGAACGCGGTTTGTACTTTACTACCAATGCAGATGCAAAGTATCAGTCGCTCTTCTCCATGCATGATCAGGGAGATCCGGCGCTGGAAGGTTCTACCATTGTAGCAAAGTATGGCAAAGGCAGGTATGTATACACCTCACTGGCGTTCTTCAGGGAACTGCCTGCAGGTGTACCCGGTGCTTACCGCATATTTGTGAACCTGATTTCAACAAAGAAATAATGGCGACACAAAAACAGCCAAACCGGTCAAGACTGAGTATGGCAGCAATTGTCTGCATTATCCTTGGGCTGGTCATAGGAATTGAAATCAAGCGGGTACATATCGGACTAATGATAGGACTCGTATTGGGCCTATTGAGCGGAAACATGCTAAGTAGAAGAAAGTAATCAAAGCTAAAGGAAGTATCTTATGAAAGAAGATAAACCGCCATTACTGCCGCAGTGGTGGCAGTGGTATTCTGTTGTAGTCGGCTGGCTGTTGCTGCTGATCGGCGCGTTTTATTTATTCACTAAAGTTTATTCATGAGTGTAGCGGATTGGATTGTACTGGGGGGTACATTAATCGGAATTATATTATACGGTATCTGGAAGAGCCGTGGCCAGAAAGATATGGCCAGCTACTTCCTGGATAACCAGTCTATGCCCTGGTACATCGTACTATTGTCGATCATCGGTACACAGGCGAGTGCCGTTACGTTTCTTTCTGCACCGGGTCAGGCGTATACTGACGGGATGCGGTTTGTACAATATTATTTTGGCTTGCCGCTGGCGATGGTGGTGATCTGTATTGCGTTTGTACCTATTTACCATAAGCTGAAAGTGTTCACGGCGTACGAATACCTGGAAGGCCGGTTTGACTGTAAGACCCGGACCTTTACGGCGATATTATTTCTCATACAACGTGCATTGTCTACGGGCATCAGTATTTATGCCCCGGCTATCATTCTCTCGTCTTTACTGGGCTGGAACATATACTGGACCAATGTGATCATGGGCGGACTCCTTATTATTTATACGGTATCCGGGGGTACACGTGCGGTGAGTTATACGCAGACATTGCAACTGGTAATCATTTTTGTGGGGATGTTCCTGGCTGGTTATATGGTGGTTCATTTGTTGCCGGCGGGTGTTGGATTTAATGATGCGCTGAAGGTAGCGGGCAAGATGAATAAGCTGAATGTGATAGTGACTGATTTTGACTGGAAGGATAAATATAACATATGGAGTGGGTTGATAGGAGGGTTCTTTTTAGCGCTCTCTTATTTTGGTACGGATCAGTCGCAGGTAGGCAGGTACCTGACTGCGCGGAGTGTGACGGAATCCCGTCTTGGGTTGCTGATGAATGGGTTGGTGAAAGTGCCGATGCAGTTCCTGATCCTGTTATTAGGTTCGCTTGTATTTGTGTTTTACCTGTATTTCAGGGCGCCGATATTTTTTAATGAGGCGCAGCTGAATAAGGTAGATGGGCCTACATTGCAGGTATTGCAAAGCCAATATGACGGATTTAATAAGATAAAGCAAGAGCAGGCAATAGCGCTTTCAAATGCGTTTCATAACAAGGACAATGCAGCCGTAGAAGTGGCCCGTCAAAAACTACAGGCCGCAGATGCAGATGCATTCAAGGTACGTACTACCGCGATCGATTATATTAAAAAAGCAGATCCAGGAGCGGATACGAACGATACGAATTATATCTTCCTGGATTTCGTGGTACACAATCTTCCGAAAGGCCTTGTGGGTTTGTTGATAGCCATTATATTCCTGGCTGCCTGGGGCAGTATTGCCGCGGCATTAAACTCCCTTGCCTCTACGACAGTGATCGATATTTACAAAAGACAGTTTAAACCAACAGCCCCGGACGAACATTACTTTAAAGCATCCCGGTGGTGGACGTTCATCTGGGGACTGTTTTGTATAGTGGTAGCACAGTTTGCCAGCAAACTGGGTAGCCTGATAGAAGCGGTGAATGTACTGGGATCGCTGTTTTACGGCGTTATCCTTGGTATATTCCTTGTAGCGTTTTATTGTAAGCGGATCGGTGGTACGGCTGTATTCTGGGCGGCAATAGTGGCGGAGATCCTGGTGATCATCGTATTTATTACCAATATTGTATCATTCCTGTGGCTCAATGCGATCGGGTGTATACTTGTGATCGTTCTGGCCTGGATAATACAATTATTGCAGCCTTCACATGACAAATAACAGCAGGCTCATTTTAAATGAATACAGCTTTTCACATGACAAAATTCAACCTGTTCTATCAGGTTTATTCTAATAAATGCAGCCGTTCACATGACTTGAAACAGCCTGTATACAATCAGGTATATTCTGATGATTGAAACCTTTACATTACGAACAATAGCCTGATCTACCAGGCTTTTACTAAAGGATTGCAGTCTATTCTATCAGACCGTTTCTAAATGCATACATCACGAGGCCGACAATGTTTTTGGCCCCGGTTTTTTCCAGTAGTTTCTGGCGTAGCCCTTCCACTGTTCTCGGACTCAAAAAGATCTTTTCAGAGATCTGTTGTGTAGTCAGCTCTTCACAGATCAGGCGCAGTACTTCCAGTTCGCGTTCGGTAAGGGGCACCTCGTGGCGGAAAGTAGGCTTGAACTGTTGTTTTGTTTTGTGCATGACCTTCTTGAGGAGGGCCAGGTTCACATTTTCATTGAAATAAAAACCTTTCTCGTAGGTAGTACAAATAGCCTCGTAAATCTCACCTGGTTCTGCATTTTTAA
This Chitinophaga sancti DNA region includes the following protein-coding sequences:
- a CDS encoding sodium:solute symporter yields the protein MSVADWIVLGGTLIGIILYGIWKSRGQKDMASYFLDNQSMPWYIVLLSIIGTQASAVTFLSAPGQAYTDGMRFVQYYFGLPLAMVVICIAFVPIYHKLKVFTAYEYLEGRFDCKTRTFTAILFLIQRALSTGISIYAPAIILSSLLGWNIYWTNVIMGGLLIIYTVSGGTRAVSYTQTLQLVIIFVGMFLAGYMVVHLLPAGVGFNDALKVAGKMNKLNVIVTDFDWKDKYNIWSGLIGGFFLALSYFGTDQSQVGRYLTARSVTESRLGLLMNGLVKVPMQFLILLLGSLVFVFYLYFRAPIFFNEAQLNKVDGPTLQVLQSQYDGFNKIKQEQAIALSNAFHNKDNAAVEVARQKLQAADADAFKVRTTAIDYIKKADPGADTNDTNYIFLDFVVHNLPKGLVGLLIAIIFLAAWGSIAAALNSLASTTVIDIYKRQFKPTAPDEHYFKASRWWTFIWGLFCIVVAQFASKLGSLIEAVNVLGSLFYGVILGIFLVAFYCKRIGGTAVFWAAIVAEILVIIVFITNIVSFLWLNAIGCILVIVLAWIIQLLQPSHDK
- a CDS encoding DMT family protein, translating into MRTIIFLIISNTFMTFAWYGHLKFTNVALWKVILVSWGIAFFEYCFQVPANRLGEQEGFSGFQLKTIQEVITLSVFAVFAIFYLKEPIRWNYLVSFALILGAVYFMFKK
- a CDS encoding PIG-L family deacetylase, which encodes MVKSICLAFATGMLAAITALGQPSPVNNSADIALKLKKLDTLGSVLYMAAHPDDENTRLLGYLANEKLYRTGYLSLTRGDGGQNLIGNEQGELLGLIRTQELLAARRTDGAEQFFTRALDFGFSKNPTETFTIWNREQILADAVWIIRKFQPDVIVCRFPADSRAGHGHHTASAMIAAEAFDAAADPKRFPEQLQYVKPWKVKRLLWNTFNFGGFNTTSEDQFKLDVGAFNYLLGKGYGEIAAESRSQHKSQGFGVAAARGSSFEYFTTIKGDPPRESLLDGINTTWSRIEGGKAIGMMIDKARAAYNLENPAATVPALVAIRKAIQALPEGYWRNQKLKETENLILACAGIWAEAYSNNEIVVPGQAMQGSVQVICNSHIPVQIQSLSFGSKDTTLAQNKLDFNQLKNIPVTLQVPDNTPISEPYYLREPHGVGEYKIQDPLLVGNPENIPAIQATLHLKINGEDLTISRPVQYKHTDPVKGEVYAPLIIAPPVVANLANSVFVFTSTTAQPVQVKLRNMGNATKGKVRLQLPAGFSSQEASLPFELSGKGDETSLLFHIAPSKVAESNRTDTFKVIIEDEGHSYAQGIQTISYDHIPTITLFPDAAGRLVTVDLQHNGRKLGYIDGAGDLVAASLQQVGYEVTHITEKDIMNGDLSQYDAIITGVRVYNINPRIKYWQPHLMEYVKNGGTLLVQYNVNGPLQITDMGPYPFSLSRDRVTDEKAEVSFLRPDDEIMNYPNKLSQKDFDGWIQERGLYFTTNADAKYQSLFSMHDQGDPALEGSTIVAKYGKGRYVYTSLAFFRELPAGVPGAYRIFVNLISTKK
- a CDS encoding RNA polymerase sigma-70 factor is translated as MLPLNNTDIVTGVRNRDKQVFEIIFNQFSPSMFNIALRYLKDQEEAQDIVQDVFLNLWRTAENLDERAPIQHYLARATVNTCLNRIKKTQRQQAYAKEQQQTQEPGTIEHLLLEHKELEAQYLSILEKLPEQCRRVFEMSRIKGLSPAEISQQLNISINTVYTHLTTALKKIRLGLLNQQ
- a CDS encoding response regulator transcription factor, whose translation is MTNNIKVAIADDHKIFRSGVINTLTPYENISVVFEAEDGVHLLEIMETQQPDVILMDLKMPNMDGIEATKKVREKYAHVKVIVLTMYEDDNFIVHLIEMGANAYLLKNAEPGEIYEAICTTYEKGFYFNENVNLALLKKVMHKTKQQFKPTFRHEVPLTERELEVLRLICEELTTQQISEKIFLSPRTVEGLRQKLLEKTGAKNIVGLVMYAFRNGLIE